The following are encoded in a window of Plasmodium vivax chromosome 10, whole genome shotgun sequence genomic DNA:
- a CDS encoding hypothetical protein, conserved (encoded by transcript PVX_080665A) yields the protein MNIFNARCCLLTLFFFLFEKKFAKKGVTLSCVFSHASEEREGGTGTFALSNEPIYYAPSGGLAPCALISRGLSGDEEGSGEDGGEDGDGDGGEDSAEDNAEDGDDDGGEDGGLPGGRFPYEEGKKSSLVSDAPSDLLDGDADEHAAEDGGAKRKMSKKEEEAEDNKIDKLVNAEMKKLEAGEEANKDPDAEPEKEDQGSGQGQRAKLRCSNKLNYIQVTANGQREGDLFGENDGESAPAFVEIPHEVEEESGGVPTKHDEAGEAAAAEEPHNRVDRAEKENNAKDLKFVEGERERQRSSPPSNGYSQNSFVELKGVPDKLPPNFTNSLGSSPTHSNLEKPVYKHLPWSILASDSGSNTGSWADVNSSTYNVSPFSFTSIRSGNSLHLLPMNFQIQNSIVKVTDEEYDKLKLKNSVKVYDKNALVDYKYEIFEVKEGEEYNDGNDPYEERNGEEGDAGGEGGSDGEGDADSKSYQNNKSDGRGFFDGTLVTYTIIILAGVIILLLSFVIYYYDIINKVKRRMSAKRKNNKSMAIANDTSAGMYMGDTYMENPHV from the coding sequence atgaatatttttaatgctaGATGTTGTCTcttaactttatttttttttcttttcgaaaaaaaattcgccaAAAAGGGTGTCACCTTGAGTTGCGTTTTTTCCCATGCGAGTGAGGAACGTGAGGGTGGCACAGGGACATTTGCTTTGAGCAATGAGCCGATTTATTACGCCCCTAGTGGGGGGCTGGCGCCGTGCGCGCTCATCAGCAGAGGGTTAAGCGGGGATGAGGAGGGTAGCGGCGAGGACGGCGGTGAAGATGGCGACGGAGATGGTGGTGAAGACAGCGCTGAGGACAACGCTGAGGATGGAGACGATGATGGTGGCGAAGATGGCGGCTTGCCCGGGGGACGCTTCCCAtacgaagaaggaaaaaagagtaGCCTTGTGAGCGACGCACCCAGCGACCTCCTGGATGGAGATGCGGATGAACATGCCGCCGAAGATGGGGGAGCGAAGCGAAAGATGAgtaagaaggaggaagaggcggaggataacaaaattgacaagTTGGTAAATgcggaaatgaaaaagctCGAGGCAGGGGAAGAGGCGAACAAGGATCCCGACGCAGAACCAGAAAAAGAGGACCAGGGAAGTGGCCAAGGACAAAGGGCGAAGCTGAGGTGCTCAAACAAGCTAAATTACATACAGGTGACGGCGAATGGCCAAAGGGAGGGCGACCTCTTTGGCGAGAACGACGGGGAGAGCGCCCCAGCTTTCGTGGAGATACCCCACGAGGTTGAGGAGGAAAGCGGCGGTGTGCCCACAAAGCATGACgaagcgggggaagcagctGCGGCGGAGGAACCACATAACCGCGTCGACCGagcggaaaaagaaaacaacgCGAAGGACTTAAAATTTGTGGAGGGGGAGCGAGAAAGACAAAGGAGCAGCCCCCCCTCGAATGGATATTCCCAAAACAGCTTTGTCGAACTGAAAGGTGTGCCCGATAAATTGCCCCCTAATTTTACCAACTCGCTTGGTAGCTCCCCAACGCACAGTAATTTGGAGAAACCAGTTTATAAGCACTTACCCTGGTCTATCCTGGCATCCGACTCTGGTTCGAACACCGGGTCCTGGGCAGACGTCAACAGTAGTACCTACAATGTGAGTCCATTCAGTTTCACCTCAATACGTAGTGGTAACTCTCTGCATCTACTGCCGATGAATTTCCAAATCCAAAACTCCATCGTGAAAGTAACTGATGAGGAGTATGACAAATTGAAGCTTAAAAACAGCGTCAAAGTGTATGACAAAAATGCCCTGGTAGATTATAAGTATGAAATTTTTGAGGTGAAGGAAGGGGAGGAATATAATGATGGGAATGACCCTTATGAGGAAAGgaatggggaagaaggggatGCAGGTGGAGAGGGGGGTTCCGATGGGGAGGGAGATGCAGATTCTAAATCATATCAAAATAACAAATCGGATGGACGTGGGTTCTTCGATGGGACCTTAGTAACCTACACCATTATCATTTTAGCTGGTGTTATAATTCTGCTGCTAAGTTTTGTCATTTATTACTAcgatataataaataaggTGAAGAGGCGAATGAGTGCCAAGCGGAAGAACAACAAATCTATGGCCATCGCGAATGATACATCCGCGGGGATGTACATGGGCGACACCTACATGGAGAATCCCCACGTTTGA